In Terriglobales bacterium, one genomic interval encodes:
- a CDS encoding flavoprotein, which translates to MKVALGVCGGIAAYKAAELVRLLQDRGVRVQVIMTRAAREFVRPLTFAALSGEKVITDLFGTGAEQPNIDSAVEHIGVAQSIDALVVAPATADTLAKFANGLADDFLSTLFLATKAPVVV; encoded by the coding sequence ATGAAAGTCGCCCTGGGAGTGTGCGGAGGGATCGCGGCCTACAAGGCGGCGGAGCTCGTCCGCCTGCTGCAGGACCGCGGAGTGCGCGTGCAGGTGATCATGACGCGCGCGGCGCGGGAGTTCGTGCGCCCGCTGACCTTCGCAGCGCTCTCGGGCGAGAAGGTCATCACCGACCTGTTCGGGACCGGGGCGGAGCAGCCGAACATCGATTCGGCGGTCGAGCACATCGGGGTGGCGCAGTCGATCGACGCGCTGGTCGTGGCGCCGGCGACGGCGGACACGCTGGCCAAGTTCGCCAACGGGCTGGCCGACGACTTCCTTTCCACGCTGTTCCTGGCGACCAAGGCGCCGGTGGTCGT